GAAGCTAACTGCCTCCTGGCTGTAGAGGTAAATTTGAAATATAGACGTTAGAGTTGTATCAGTCTCcttgcccccccccctcacccttAAAGCAATGAAGCGCCTCACCTACGACATGTGGTTCTGCTGGGACGCCAggttctgctgttgctgctgctgcatgaggagctgctgctgctggcgcCTCCGAGCCGTACGGAGCTTCTCGAAGCGagcctccatctcctccagcACTTTGGGGGTGTAGCGAACCACCAGCTTCACGCTGTCTTTGGCTGCCTTCAGCAGCTCCACCGCTTTCTCGTGGTGCTCTCCCTCCACGCTCTGCACGGGGGggtcagagacacagagagagtgagtgaaagTTTAAAGGAGGCTGATTCCAACATATTTACCCCCTCAGTAAAAAATATTCTTTAATAAAGTGATCTGATGTGAGGATGATCAGCTTTGATCTGTGGCTCCTCTGATTGTTGACTCACATCAAACTAGAATCAAACACGGCTCCGTTTTGCTGCTAAAACATTTCAGTGGaggatatataaatatatatatatattttttggaaGCAggcttaaataataaatgaggGCAAAGAGGGTTATCTGGTGGCTGCCTCCAATCCATCTATGGAGCCCCTCCCTCCATGATCAGCATCAGACTGGGACTGTCTGGACTCACCACGCCGTTCACAGACAGGAGCTGGTCCCCTCGCTTCAGGCCGCCGTGCCTCTCGGCCACGCCGCCAGGAATGATGCGGGAGATGTAGATCGGCGAGTTCTGCTCCTTGCCGCCCATCACGTTGAAGCCCAGGCCTTCCTCCGTCTTGGGGAGCTCCACCACGCGCGGGTGAGAGTGGCCCTCGCTGGCTGCGAAGGCGGCGACTGTGGCCtgaaggaagagaaacaaagtGCAGTGAGTCTGGAGAGAAAACGGTGTGTAAACGGTGAAAACTGTGTCCAACTCACATCTTATACACTGACTGACTATCACAGTTTGAATATTAGAGCAAACACACCTCCTCTCAGACGGTTCTTCAACCACT
The window above is part of the Anabas testudineus chromosome 23, fAnaTes1.2, whole genome shotgun sequence genome. Proteins encoded here:
- the lin7a gene encoding protein lin-7 homolog A; translated protein: MATVVQPLTLDRDVARAIELLEKLQESGDVPGHKLQSLKKVLQSEFCTAIREVYQYMHETITVNGCPEYQARATAKATVAAFAASEGHSHPRVVELPKTEEGLGFNVMGGKEQNSPIYISRIIPGGVAERHGGLKRGDQLLSVNGVSVEGEHHEKAVELLKAAKDSVKLVVRYTPKVLEEMEARFEKLRTARRRQQQQLLMQQQQQQNLASQQNHMS